The genomic interval GGCTCTTCCTTTAATTACTTTATACATCAACGGCTGTGTGAATGAAGGCTCGTCTGCTTCGTTATGTCCGTATTTTCTGTAGCCGAGAACATCCACAACTACATCTTTTTTAAACTTCTGTCTGTACTCGTAAGCAAGCTTAGTTACCCATAAACATGCTTCGGGGTCTTCACCGTTTACGTGGAATATCGGTGCCTGCACCATCTTCGCGACGTCAGTTGCATAGGTAGTTGAGCGTCCTTCTTTCGGGTCAGTTGTAAATCCTATCTGGTTATTTATAATTATATGAAGCGTTCCGCCTGTTGTATATCCTTTTAACTGAGATAAGTTCAATGTCTCCGCTACAACACCTTCACCTGCAAACGCTGCATCGCCATGCAATACAACTGCAAGAGTTTTCTTTCTGTCAGCATCTTCTGTTCTTGTCTGCTTCGCTCTTACAATTCCTTCCACGACAGGATTTACAAATTCCAGGTGTGATGGATTTGAAGCAATAGAAACTTTTATTTTTATTCCGCTTAATGTTTCATACTCCCCTGTTGCACCCAAATGATATTTTACATCACCAGAACCCTGCGAAGAACGTGTATCAACTATATCTTCAAACTCAGAAAAAATTGAGTATAAAGATTTGTTTACAATGTTTGCTAACACATTCAGTCTTCCTCTGTGAGCCATACCGTAAACAATTTCTTGCACTCCTTCTTTTGCTGCTTCATCGTTTAAGTAATCAAGAACAGGAATTATTGTTTCCATTCCTTCCAGTGAAAATCTCTTATGCCCGACATATTTTGTATGGATGAACTTTTCAAAATTTTCCGCTTGAATAAGTTTATTCAGCATCAGCATTTTTTCTTCTAAAGAAAAATTACCTTTGTTTCGTGTCGATTCCATCTGGTCCTGAAGCCATTTCTTTTCATCGGGATCCTGTATGTGTCTGTACTCAACACCTATGGAACCGCAGTATGTTTCGTTTAAAATATTTAATATCTCTCTTAACGGCGCACTTCGTTTTCCTGCAAGACCGTCAGTGATAAACTCCCTGTCATAATCCCATACTGTAAATCCGTAGTTAGCTGAATCAAGCTCGGGATGATACTGAACCTTCGGAAATAATGGGTCAATATTAGCAAGCAAGTGGCCTCGCACTCTGAACATATTTATCAGCTGCAATGCCTTGCCGTGTTTTTCAATTTCAGCAATGTTGTTAATGCCTACAAAATCTTCGGGATTGTTATCGTGCTTCCAAACAACAGGTCTTAACGGAATTTTTAAATCGGCAAAAATATTTTCATAAAAATTTTCTTCACCTGTTAATAATTCAGAAACTTTCTTTAAGAATAAACCTGACTCTGCGCCCTGAATTATTCTGTGGTCATAGGTGCTTGTCATGTTCATTACTTTGCTGATACCCAGTGAAGTAATAATTTCTCTTGAAGATGCTTGGAACTCAGCAGGATAATCAAGCGAGCCTGTTGCAATAATTGCTCCCTGCCCTATCATCAGTCTCGGGTTAGAAGCTATGGTTCCGAGCGTTCCGGGATTTGTAAGGGTAATAGATGTTCCCATGAAATCCGCAACTTCAATTTTATTTACTCTTGACCTGTTCACAATATCATTATATGCATCGAAGAACTGCTGGAAGTTCATTGAGTTTGCCTTCTTGATATTCGGTACAAGAAGCGAACGGCTGCCGTCCTTCTTCTGAATATCTATGGCAAGTCCCAGATTCACATCCTGCTTTACAACAAGTGTCGGAGTTCCGTCCACAATTGTAAACGAATTATTCATCACAGGCGCGGAGTCAATTGCCTTAACAATTGCCCAGCCTATTATATGTGTAAAAGATATTTTACCGAGATTTAATTTTTTGAAGTGCTGATTGATTATTATTCTGTTCTCTTCAAGGACCTTAACCGGAATAGTTCTGAAAGTTGTAGCTGTCGGAATCGTAAGACTGCCCGTCATGTTATCAACTATCTTTGCGCCTGCGCCGCGGAGCGCTACACCCTTCTCATTTTCAGCCGGAAGAGGCATAGTAATTTTTGCGCCTGAAGTTTGTATTATAGTAGGAGCAGATTGCATTACAGCAGAGCCGTTTGTATGTCCGTTTCCTATGTTGAATGAAAGCGAATCTATATTTATATCTTTAAAAAAGTTCTGCCATTTTTCAGGGACTGAATCCGCATCCTCTTTATATTGAGTTAGCAAGTCAAGCACATACCAGGTATTCACGCCGAACTCGGAGATTTTTTCTCTCTGCTGTTCGTTAAGGTCTTCTAATTTCATTATTATGGTGTTAAATCTAGATTATGTAATTATTAGTAAACAACAAAAATAAGCAAATAAAAATTGAAGTTCAGTAGGAAATAGAATGCGGAAAATTTATAAAAAAAGCAGTTCCATTTAGGAACTGCTTTTTAAAACTTACTTCTTAGTTCTAATAGGGATTAAGTCACTATTTCACTTATTCCTCAATTTGATCCCACAATATATTAATTATTTTACAAGCAGCTACTAAATCATTCCGTAACCGCGTTCTATTTCTAGCTAACTTATAGATGGTTCCTCTATGTATATCAATTAATTCAATATTGTTAGATGGAATATTAACTTTACTTAATTCCATACTCTCAAGAATTACTTGAGAAATAATTTTAAGTTCAAGTTCGGAAGTCTTTTTGTTGCAGATATATTTAATAAATTTCTCCGAGCTTTTTTCAAAAGCATGCATATCGGAAGTGATTGACAAGCTTACACCTTCAATCTCAACTCGTGAACTTAGCATGGTTAAAATTCTATATCTTTTCTCTTTAAAATGTACTTTATAAGATTCTAATAAAGAAATGTTGCTTCTAAGTTTAATTATTCGAGATTTATTCGATTCCGAATCTTTTTCAACTTTTAAATTAGAAATTTCTTTTCTTATTAAATCCTCATCATTATCATTTCGATGATAAGCTTTAATAACATTTAGTGCTATAGCATAATAACTCGCCATTGCATTACCTTCAGGATTTGGATATTTATAGTCATGAAGGATTTTTAGTTGCTGGGAGCCAGTTGAATTCATAAATTTAGCAATTCCCTTGGCTGAAATTTTAATTAGCTTTTTCATAAGCAAATTTAATTTTTTAAAAGGTTAATTCAGATTGCTTTTAGAATTGTATTTTTTAAACCAATTCTATAATTTATGAATAAAGAAAGAGGAGAAAGGGTGACAAACCCGCACGTAAATTTTTAACTTTTTCTTTATTCAT from Bacteroidota bacterium carries:
- a CDS encoding multifunctional oxoglutarate decarboxylase/oxoglutarate dehydrogenase thiamine pyrophosphate-binding subunit/dihydrolipoyllysine-residue succinyltransferase subunit, whose amino-acid sequence is MSEFGVNTWYVLDLLTQYKEDADSVPEKWQNFFKDINIDSLSFNIGNGHTNGSAVMQSAPTIIQTSGAKITMPLPAENEKGVALRGAGAKIVDNMTGSLTIPTATTFRTIPVKVLEENRIIINQHFKKLNLGKISFTHIIGWAIVKAIDSAPVMNNSFTIVDGTPTLVVKQDVNLGLAIDIQKKDGSRSLLVPNIKKANSMNFQQFFDAYNDIVNRSRVNKIEVADFMGTSITLTNPGTLGTIASNPRLMIGQGAIIATGSLDYPAEFQASSREIITSLGISKVMNMTSTYDHRIIQGAESGLFLKKVSELLTGEENFYENIFADLKIPLRPVVWKHDNNPEDFVGINNIAEIEKHGKALQLINMFRVRGHLLANIDPLFPKVQYHPELDSANYGFTVWDYDREFITDGLAGKRSAPLREILNILNETYCGSIGVEYRHIQDPDEKKWLQDQMESTRNKGNFSLEEKMLMLNKLIQAENFEKFIHTKYVGHKRFSLEGMETIIPVLDYLNDEAAKEGVQEIVYGMAHRGRLNVLANIVNKSLYSIFSEFEDIVDTRSSQGSGDVKYHLGATGEYETLSGIKIKVSIASNPSHLEFVNPVVEGIVRAKQTRTEDADRKKTLAVVLHGDAAFAGEGVVAETLNLSQLKGYTTGGTLHIIINNQIGFTTDPKEGRSTTYATDVAKMVQAPIFHVNGEDPEACLWVTKLAYEYRQKFKKDVVVDVLGYRKYGHNEADEPSFTQPLMYKVIKGRASIKEIYERQLLKAGTVTEADIVRLENIYNGRLNEAFEKAKGSHQEFKHEDPMALTKAEINTIQLDKKTEITEGDFNKIVEALVKFPQGFNVHPKLLKFNESRREILNNGDAPIDWSFAEALAFGSLIQEGITVRLSGQDVSRGTFSQRHVVFADAENGHEFIPINALSTKDAIFEPVDSSLSEIAVLGFEYGYATADPMALVIWEAQFGDFANAAQVIIDNFVVSSYSKWNLHNNLVMLLPHGQEGQGPEHSSARLERFLTLCADNNMYVCNVTTASQYFHLLRRQAKLTGTDRKPLALMTPKSLLRSPLAASHKKDILEGKFWEVIEDINLAGNTNDVKTIILTSGKIYYDADKYRTDNNRKDIAIVRLEQYYPFPEDLLIFVLAQYKNAKSLVWLQEEPENMGAYNHLALDLIRLVQNKMKFYSVCREPSASPAPGSNKVFQITQKEIIAEAFSVSN